The nucleotide window attacttattggaccaaaaacctgtacacagaatctctcagactacaatctgcatttagaaggatgtactgttactccatcctcgacagttaaagacctgggtgttatattagacagcaacttgtcctttgaaaatcatatttcatatgttacaaaaacagccttcttccacctcagaaacattgctaagatacggaatatgttatctatttctgatgcagaaaagttagttcatgctttcatgacatctcgactagattactgtaatgcattattagctggttgtcctgcttcatcaataaacaagctacaattagtacaaaatgcagctgctagagttcttaccaggtcaagaaaatatgatcatataacaccaatcttatcatctctacactggttacctattaagttctgtatcgattataaagtattgctaatgacctataaggctctaaatggtttagctcgtgtacttaaccgatcttctatcgccctacaatccttcacgctctctaaggtcacaaaactctggacttctggttgtacctaggatagctaagtccactaaaggagggagagcattttcacatttggctccgaaactctggaatagccttcctgataatgttaggggctcagactcgctcacccagtttaaatctagattaaagactcatctctttagccaagcattcacataatgcatctcataccagatcaactgcacatgactatctttgcttaaagttatgaacagcagctacgctaattattctccttttgcttttctgttttacctcgggacacccgccctgaggtgactagagaggacttcagcttcagtttggatccagcctcttaagaagacctcagacaaccatcacctgtgaagagacggcgccagctcctgcgaggacttcagaagacgcaatcatctggatcaacattcacattgcacaatctctatatcctaatttattgttaatgtaattcattttccaggagctctttgcttctaccttcagttaaactgctaacagtgattgtaattaattacctaaagtatattatttgctaactacattctttaaattgtaatgttgacatccattttctgtaaagctgctttgaaatgatatgtatcgtgaaaagcgctatacaaataaatttgaattgaattgaattgaattaaaatcttatgatatttagtcgactaaaactagactaaaactaaaacaatttccgatgactaaaatatgactaaaactaaatggcattttagtcaaaagtctatgactaaaactaaatcaaaatttgctgtcaaaattaacactgtttTCTGTAGATaaatcgtgtactaagaccgacagaaagtgaaaagttgtgattttctaggctgatatggctaggaactatactctcattcaggcgtaataatcaaggaactttgctgccgttcCATAGCTGCAGCAGGCACAATGATATGCCTAACAAGGAAAGATTAAGAAGGAAAAGATGCTCACCAAATGAATCAAATATTCTTTTATACACCCATGAGTAATTATCAccacacaaaaagaaaatacaagAAAAAGACAATCAATCACATTATACAAAACAATGTAATGGATAGGTGCATTGCAAAAATTGGGCATTAGGTTGCACAGTTCAATAATGTGAAAACGggtgtgtttgtgagagtctTATTTGAGGGTATGAAGTTCGTCCAACAATGTCCAAAGTTGAAGGTGTCCCTTAGATGATGAATAATCCAACTATTGGTGATGAATTCACACCACACAATAACAGTTCTTCCGAATCAGGTACAGCCATAAGTAAGCCAAAAGCCACAAGCTTACATCCATATGGgctttaaatcatattttattttaaccgaTAAATGGTCCTtctaaaatacatacaaataaacTGTATCATCCTTTTAGCTTACATACAATTGCTCAGCATATATCAACAAACAAGTTCAAAAACGTCTTGGCAACAAACATCATCAACAGACAAGTTTTTAAATAACAggaaagaaaacagatattttaaattgagctggaAATTTCCCAACCAGGACATAGCACATATACGCAGTCAAGCAATGCTTTCTACTGATGCTACTATGCTAACTTCCTCACCTTTACTTAAGTAGCTCATTTAGGCACCATAGCACCCCTATGAGGAAGAAAACTGCAGACAAAAGACTTAGTAACAAGCTTGTCTGTTACACCCTAAAGCACATTTTTTGAGATGTTaaagatgattgacaattagcaTACAGTTTGTATCAGCGTcaatacaaaagatttttacaaGGTATGATGGCTTTCTATAGGTACTGTACACACATAAGCATATCTGTTAAATCTCATTCTGATCAAATTCTAAGCAggttaaaaaaatgcaatgttTCTAGGGTAAATTATCTGAAAGGACTGAAAATGGTCTTTGTTCATTGCTGATCTAGGTTCATaaccagacagagttgtcggatGATTCTTCCTATTGAAAAGTTGTGTAATGTGTAACCCTGTTGCTAATCCGTCATGTAGTTTGCACACAACAGCAACTAAGTGGTATGCCAGACATCCGTGTGGTGTGAGAAGAACAGCGGTCCCACGACTTTAAAAATTGTGCGGTGTGTGCCCGGCATAAGGCTAAGCAGTgttgagcctggttagtacgtGAATAGGAGACCTCCTGTGAAAACTAGGTAGCTGTTGAAAGTGGAGTGAGTGAGTCCAGTAGGGGGTGCTCAtgctgtggtctgtgtgggttcTAACGTCCCAGTGTAGTGACTGGGACACTATACTGTAACAATCACCATCCTTCAGATGACTGAGAATTGAGGTCCTGGCTCTCTGTgatcattaaaaatcccatggcacCTCTTGTAAAGAGTAGGGGTATAACCCATTgtcctggccaaattccctccatTGCCCTTACCAATCATGGTCTCCTAATAATCCCCAACCAGTGAATTGGCTCGATtactctctcttctctccaccTATAGCGGGTGTGTAGTGAGTGCACTGGCGCCAGCTCAGCTAGGAGGCCTTTCTGTGTGGAGTTTGCATGTTCTCCATGTATTTCCTCCAGGTGCTCTGGTTTCCCTCACAAACGCATAGGTCAAATGGAGACACCATATTGTGTGAacgtgtttgagtgtgtgagcCCTGCGATTGACTGGATGTCCATCCAGGGTGTTTCCACACCTGTGGCCCAAGACGACTATTTTAACATAACACAGTGTAATAAAAACGCAACACTGAGTGATGCACTCCCATTAAACCAGTCACAACCAATCACAACTCCTATTAAAAATGTCACAACCAAATATAGTCTGTGTGCTAATTATGATAACTACAGTAATCATTTCTAAAATAATTTAGATGCTTTTCATTTCAACAAGTGTTCAGCAATCACCAGCCTTTAAAATAACACCAAAGCATATAatcttttatgaaaaaaaaaaaagatgtactTATGAGAATATTTGAGAATTTTGATTGTTTTAGAATTTATCCTATGAACTTTCTTAACTTCTTTCTTAAAAAGATTTTTGTGAATCTGGAGCCAGAACACTTTCAGATTGAATATGTTCTTTACCAGCTTGTATTCAGCGTACTCTTCATGTTCTCTGTGATGAGGTGTAGATGAGTTCAGAGTCTTACTGTGTCTTAACCTGTGATCTTAAGAGATCTGAGATGAGACATGAGGTTCATATATATTGACCCAAACTCTGAATAGCTTCATGTTTTGAGTATTTTCTCCATTCATCTGGAATCTCACCATAACtctcaaatgttttattgtagtATTTTTCTAGATCTTTCTGGAATCTGCACACAAACCACTTCCAGTAGGGCAGTTCAGAGAGGTCAGGGGTGATTCTCCAGATGGCATAATCTCCTCCTGCTTTTCTGTAATCTCTATATGGAAACCTTCCTTCTGATGTATTAAAATACTGATCACTTAAAACTAAACTTGTGCAAATATCAGAACAGAGATTCTTTGTTGAACGGTAATATGTGCCATTAACTCCTCTCACTCTGTGGAAATGAACACTGTGTTCTCCATCATGTTCCATGTTTTTGGTGCAGATGGCTTTACAGAACGGACACTGAACCCAACAATACCACAGAAGTGATCGGTCAGAATCTCATTTGGCCTGAACTTGAGGTAAAGCTTTTCATCAAATATATCTGTGTTGAATCTACTACAGATATCAGACATTATAGCAGGAAGTTCTTGTCTTATCACATCTAGAAGTTTGaaatcatcaacatcatcaTGTTTCACTCCAGTGAGGTCTTTTACAGAGAAGATCAGCTCATTTGAGAGCTGCAGTCTGAAATTCATAAACCACAAATCAACATCTCCTGTGTTCTCTTGAACAGGTTCAGCAGATTCATGTGCTGCTTTCATGATCTTCTGCTGCAGGAGTTCAATGTTCTCCTTCATCTTGGGTAAAACACTTGACACTGAACTTATCAGTGATGTACCGACTGACTTCATCTCTGATGAAACTCTTGAAGTGATCTCTGGGTTTATGAATGTAGTTCATGTATTTGTCAAAATCCTCCTCTTCTGCCAGTGTCTTCAGGATGTGTTTCTCCAGATTTGATCTGTTTCCATTCAGTGATTCACAGTTTGTCATCATTTCATCAGTCAGATCTCTGGCAGTCTTCTTGTAGACACTCTGCTCAATAGGCTCTTTCAGTTTCTGACAGATGATCTCACCCAAAATGGCAGCTGATGTTGCTCCATGACAGTATTTCTGGAAAATACGATAGTActcttctctcttcttctcAATATATCTTACAGGTTCAATGGCTTCACTGAAGATTTTCAAATTTTCCCAAAACAAATCAAACTCtttcttcagtgtttgttcatcatttgttttgtctttgAGTTTTAAGGCAAGTTCTTTGCTCTTTTCAATGAGAGTGTTTTCATGATGTGTCCTCTGAACATCCATCTTTTTCTTCAGGTCTCGCTGCTGAAGAATCTCAGTTAATTTCCTCTTTGTTTCTCTCACAATTTTATCCTGATgctttttgattttgattttaaataatgttttccaCTGAATCAGTATATCTGCATCTGTGTCTTTCTCAAAGAATTCAGACATTGATTTTTCCACTTCTTCACTTGTCTTCTTCAGTTCTCTTTGAAGATCAGTTTCTTTAACTTCTTGAATTGcttcattttctattttgttgtATAGTTTGTTCTCAGTTTCAATCATGGCCCTGTAAAGCCTCCAGGACCACTTGCTGTATTCGGTCTCTAGTTTCCTGTAAGCTGTGACCTTTTAGAGTTGAAACCAACACAAACCATTCAGTAAGCAGTGAATTAGAAAAGCTGAGAGACATTGATTGTCTTAGTTTGGAGCTGCTCTATTATTAGTATAGTATTAGTATTTTTACCACCTCTAATACCATTACTACTACTGctttacgaaaaaaaaaaataataataataaattaaagacTAAGTAACATGGACACTCACCTGTAGTAAATCATCAGTTTCAGAGCAGATCATCTTCATATCCTCTATCTGTCTTTCATTTTCCTCTCTCCTCTCCGCTTGTCTTCTATTTAGTTCATATTCATTTTGTTCTTCAAGGAGTTTTAGTTTCTCTTCAAAAGTCTTTTGTTGAGCTTCTCTTTCATTaaactctttttctcttttctttctcttgttCTCATTCATCAGTCTGTCTATTTCAGACTCATATTTGATCTGAagtttttctgtttctgtttttaaCTTCTCGTGTTCTTGCCTCATTTCTTctatttcatgtttaaatatcTCTCGTTCTTGTCTCATCTCATATCGTATCTCTCTCTGGTGTTTCTCTTGTTCTCTTATTTCTCTTTTGAgttcttcttctcttctctttttctctttcttctgattctgtctttcttctttcatcatcatcttcattctctctttttcttcttcatgTTTCTTAATCAGTTCTTCTTTTTCTCTGATTCTGTCCATCAGGATCTTCAtttgttgttcttgtttttctctctccatctctctgaaCATCTTACATGAGTAGAAACTCCCTCCGTTCGCTGTCACCATGTTGTCTATCTTCTCCAGTAGATCAGACACCTGTGTTCGGTCTCCAGTCTGATTATTATTGAACACATGGAATCTGTTTCCACACGCTTCAATCAGCTTCATCAAAGGAGATCCAGGTTTTCCCAAACACTGTTCAATTTTTTTGTTCTTCAGATCATCTCCTCTGGTGAAGAGCACCATGGTGTACTTTAGAGATTTCTCACCAAACATATCTTGGATGATCTTCACTGATGTAGCTTCTTCTTGAGTGAATCGTTGCCCTAAATTGAGCACAATGATGAACACATGTGGTCCAGGCAGGATCATGGAGATGCAGTGGCTGATTTCTCTCTGGATCTCCTCATTAGTAAGTTCAAGATCAAATAGTCCTGGCGTGTCGATCACAGTAACAAGTCGGCCTTTGGTTTCCGTTGTTTCCCTGTGAATCTCTTTAGTGACTGACTCTTGAGATGTTTCTGCTATAAATGCATCTCTTCCTAAGATGGTGTTTCCTGTTGCACTTTTCCCAACTCCAGTTTT belongs to Megalobrama amblycephala isolate DHTTF-2021 unplaced genomic scaffold, ASM1881202v1 scaffold265, whole genome shotgun sequence and includes:
- the LOC125261073 gene encoding trichohyalin-like, with product MEEIQRIFSSRINKHMMILIMQSSEHQTAELNEETQSVIESFGGRHHFFGPNTQVSTLMENVEQMLEENRGEFYSTETFLEAQMKKLLQFEDMKKKINSLETHLLSPESEDDVRIVLLGKTGVGKSATGNTILGRDAFIAETSQESVTKEIHRETTETKGRLVTVIDTPGLFDLELTNEEIQREISHCISMILPGPHVFIIVLNLGQRFTQEEATSVKIIQDMFGEKSLKYTMVLFTRGDDLKNKKIEQCLGKPGSPLMKLIEACGNRFHVFNNNQTGDRTQVSDLLEKIDNMVTANGGSFYSCKMFREMEREKQEQQMKILMDRIREKEELIKKHEEEKERMKMMMKEERQNQKKEKKRREEELKREIREQEKHQREIRYEMRQEREIFKHEIEEMRQEHEKLKTETEKLQIKYESEIDRLMNENKRKKREKEFNEREAQQKTFEEKLKLLEEQNEYELNRRQAERREENERQIEDMKMICSETDDLLQVTAYRKLETEYSKWSWRLYRAMIETENKLYNKIENEAIQEVKETDLQRELKKTSEEVEKSMSEFFEKDTDADILIQWKTLFKIKIKKHQDKIVRETKRKLTEILQQRDLKKKMDVQRTHHENTLIEKSKELALKLKDKTNDEQTLKKEFDLFWENLKIFSEAIEPVRYIEKKREEYYRIFQKYCHGATSAAILGEIICQKLKEPIEQSVYKKTARDLTDEMMTNCESLNGNRSNLEKHILKTLAEEEDFDKYMNYIHKPRDHFKSFIRDEVSRYITDKFSVKCFTQDEGEH